A genomic segment from Prochlorothrix hollandica PCC 9006 = CALU 1027 encodes:
- a CDS encoding Uma2 family endonuclease has protein sequence MVTLAPTFPLHQLRLAPGSVVTLSQVSWSAYEALLETFGDRPALRLTYDRGTLHLQMPLPKHEKAKALLGACLTLLLDEWDLESECLGSTTLKSQTLNQGIEPDDCFYITHQAAVRGKDRLDLDGGDPPPDLAIEVDNTSPRDLRLYHRLGVPEVWVYNGEILIIYHRTATGYQPSPTSQFFPGLPLAAAIAEHLMLNQTQGRTAILKRFRAWVQSQR, from the coding sequence ATGGTAACCCTAGCCCCCACCTTTCCCCTCCATCAGCTTCGTCTGGCTCCCGGTAGCGTTGTTACCCTGTCCCAGGTCTCTTGGAGCGCCTATGAGGCTCTTCTGGAAACCTTTGGCGATCGGCCTGCTCTTCGCCTCACCTACGATCGTGGCACCCTCCATCTTCAGATGCCCTTGCCCAAACACGAAAAAGCTAAAGCTCTCCTGGGTGCTTGTCTGACCCTGCTCTTAGACGAATGGGACCTGGAGTCGGAGTGCCTGGGTTCCACCACCCTTAAAAGCCAAACCTTAAACCAGGGCATCGAACCTGATGATTGTTTCTACATTACCCATCAGGCTGCGGTGCGGGGGAAGGATCGTTTGGATTTGGATGGGGGCGATCCACCGCCCGATTTGGCGATCGAAGTTGACAATACTAGCCCTAGGGATCTGAGGCTCTATCACCGCTTAGGGGTACCAGAAGTTTGGGTTTACAACGGTGAGATCCTGATCATTTACCATCGAACCGCCACCGGCTATCAACCCAGCCCCACTAGTCAATTTTTTCCCGGTTTACCCCTCGCTGCCGCCATTGCTGAACACCTGATGCTGAACCAAACCCAAGGTCGCACCGCCATCCTCAAACGGTTCCGGGCCTGGGTTCAAAGCCAACGCTAA
- a CDS encoding nucleotidyltransferase family protein, with amino-acid sequence MGTQPPLGNSPTTLKSLEEIRATLQEHRETLHQTFQVTNLWIFGSYGRGEQQAHSDLDVLIDYDAAPTFWTIGELREYLQDLLDIKVDVVTRDGLKPNIRARVLAEAILL; translated from the coding sequence ATGGGCACACAACCCCCACTGGGCAACAGCCCCACCACCCTGAAGTCCCTGGAAGAAATCCGCGCAACCCTGCAAGAGCATCGGGAGACCCTCCACCAGACCTTTCAGGTTACCAACCTCTGGATCTTTGGTTCCTATGGACGGGGAGAACAGCAAGCCCACAGCGACCTTGATGTTCTCATCGACTATGACGCAGCGCCAACCTTCTGGACGATCGGAGAATTGCGAGAATATCTGCAAGACCTTTTAGACATCAAAGTTGATGTCGTGACCCGTGATGGACTCAAACCAAACATCCGTGCGCGGGTCTTAGCAGAAGCCATTCTCCTATGA
- a CDS encoding efflux RND transporter permease subunit, whose translation MHLSTFSVRNPVPILVGFLILLLGGWFSFGQMGIDDTPNIDVPVVSVTVTQPGAGPTELETQVTKKVEDVVASLDNVDELTSTVRDGISTTTIAFILGTDTDRATNDVRNAVAQIRQTLPQDANEPVVQRLAFAGGAVMSYVVKSDQRSLADLTNLVDRDIGRALLSVKGVAQVQRLGGIDREVRVDLNPDRLLALGITATQVNDQIRAANVDLPAGSAQVASRDRNLRTLGSADTVAQLASLPIVLPQGSTVPLSTLGRVTDDHRDLEQIARFSDGSTASQAPPAVVAFSVFRSTGTSVVTVEEGVRAAVETLNSTLPPDLDLSLIFTQADDPRESYQATIDSLVMGSILTVLVVSLFLRDWRPTLVTATALPLSIIPTFLVMRGLDYTLNGMTLLALALAMGNLVDDAICMVENIDRHLAMGKAPFRAAIDGAREIGLAVVATTATVVGIFTPVAFMGGIPGQFFQPFGFTVSIATLFSTLVAVTITPLMAARLLRSPTLTLGAESLQSPPDRPQLYRWALTWALRHRVISLTLAVLLFWGSLQLLPLIPKGLFGGSDQGLSQMSIELPPGSTLEQTDRISQQVTQQLLANPNVLSVFSEVGERGGEPNKANLTVNLVPKADRAESLWEFEASMRPGFQGIPGARISFISQGAGGGNKDLSIVLRSDNPIALAQSAAELEAAMAAMAGVVDVSSSASLVQPEILIRPNVQRAADLGVSVQSIARTLSLAAIGDGDADLAKFDLADRQIPIRVQVDPDRRNDLDTLKNLQIPSQTGALVPLMAVADVGLGSGPAEINRSDRERQVSIGANLDGVALGDAYAQVQALPIMQNLPAGVSEQPDGDTEIMRDIFSRFAGALGSGVLCIYVILVLLYNSFLTPLAILVALPLSIGGALLALMITQTELGLFALIGIVMLMGLVTKNAILLVDCALANQAAGMPQFRAVIESGVSRLRPILMTTFSTMAGMLPIALGLGAGGEVRSPMAIAVIGGFTTSTLLTLVVVPVLFTYIDSFQYRLLHGFQGRPTGDRPGALPPTATPEPEAKTPVAF comes from the coding sequence ATGCACCTATCCACCTTTTCCGTTCGTAACCCCGTGCCCATCCTGGTGGGCTTTCTGATTTTGTTGCTGGGGGGGTGGTTCTCCTTCGGCCAAATGGGTATTGATGATACTCCCAATATCGATGTGCCGGTGGTGAGTGTCACGGTGACTCAGCCAGGGGCCGGTCCCACGGAGCTAGAAACCCAGGTCACCAAAAAAGTCGAGGATGTGGTGGCTTCCCTGGATAATGTGGACGAATTGACCTCCACGGTGCGGGATGGGATCTCCACCACCACCATTGCTTTTATTTTAGGGACGGATACCGATCGCGCCACCAACGATGTGCGTAATGCGGTGGCCCAAATCCGCCAAACCCTGCCCCAGGATGCCAATGAACCCGTGGTGCAGCGCTTGGCCTTTGCGGGGGGGGCGGTGATGAGTTATGTGGTCAAGTCGGATCAGCGATCGCTGGCGGACCTCACCAATCTAGTCGATCGGGACATTGGCCGTGCCCTGTTGTCGGTGAAGGGGGTGGCCCAGGTGCAACGGTTGGGGGGCATCGATCGCGAAGTGCGGGTGGATTTAAACCCCGATCGCCTCCTGGCCCTGGGGATCACCGCCACCCAAGTCAATGACCAAATTCGGGCCGCTAATGTGGACTTGCCCGCCGGATCGGCCCAGGTGGCCAGCCGCGATCGTAATCTACGAACCCTGGGCAGCGCCGACACCGTGGCCCAATTAGCCAGCCTCCCCATCGTTCTCCCCCAGGGCAGCACCGTTCCCCTGTCTACCTTGGGCCGGGTCACCGATGACCACAGGGATTTGGAGCAAATCGCCCGCTTTAGCGATGGCAGCACTGCCAGCCAAGCGCCCCCTGCTGTCGTGGCCTTTTCTGTCTTCCGTAGCACCGGGACCTCCGTGGTGACCGTGGAAGAAGGGGTGCGGGCAGCAGTGGAGACCCTGAACTCTACCTTACCGCCGGATCTAGACCTGTCCCTGATTTTTACCCAGGCCGATGATCCCAGGGAATCCTACCAGGCCACCATTGATTCCCTGGTGATGGGTTCGATTCTGACGGTGTTAGTGGTGTCCCTGTTTCTGCGGGATTGGCGGCCTACCCTGGTGACGGCGACGGCCCTGCCCCTGTCCATTATCCCCACCTTTCTGGTGATGCGGGGCTTGGACTATACCCTCAACGGCATGACCCTCTTGGCCCTGGCCCTGGCCATGGGGAACTTGGTGGATGATGCCATCTGTATGGTGGAAAACATCGATCGCCACTTGGCCATGGGTAAAGCCCCGTTTCGGGCTGCCATTGATGGAGCCAGGGAAATTGGGCTAGCGGTGGTGGCCACCACCGCCACCGTGGTGGGTATTTTCACCCCCGTTGCCTTCATGGGGGGCATCCCAGGGCAGTTCTTCCAGCCCTTTGGCTTCACGGTATCCATTGCCACCCTCTTTTCGACCCTAGTGGCGGTAACCATCACTCCCCTGATGGCGGCACGGCTGTTGCGGTCCCCCACCTTGACCCTGGGGGCTGAATCCCTCCAGTCCCCTCCAGACCGCCCCCAACTCTACCGCTGGGCCTTAACCTGGGCCTTGCGACACCGGGTCATTAGCTTAACCCTGGCGGTGTTGCTGTTTTGGGGCAGCTTGCAACTGCTGCCCCTGATTCCCAAGGGATTGTTTGGCGGTAGTGACCAGGGTTTGAGCCAAATGTCCATTGAACTGCCCCCGGGTTCCACCCTGGAGCAAACCGATCGCATCAGCCAGCAGGTGACCCAACAACTGTTGGCCAACCCCAATGTGCTGTCGGTGTTTAGTGAGGTGGGGGAACGGGGCGGGGAACCCAACAAAGCTAATCTGACGGTGAACTTGGTGCCCAAGGCCGATCGGGCTGAAAGCCTCTGGGAGTTTGAAGCCTCCATGCGTCCTGGTTTCCAAGGGATTCCCGGTGCCCGCATCAGCTTCATTAGCCAAGGTGCCGGGGGGGGCAACAAGGATCTGTCGATCGTCTTGCGCAGTGATAACCCCATCGCCCTGGCCCAATCTGCGGCGGAGTTGGAAGCGGCCATGGCGGCTATGGCGGGGGTGGTGGATGTCAGTTCCAGCGCCAGTTTGGTGCAGCCAGAGATTTTGATTCGGCCCAATGTCCAGCGGGCGGCGGATCTGGGGGTGTCGGTGCAGTCCATCGCTCGCACCCTGTCCCTGGCGGCTATTGGGGATGGGGATGCGGATTTAGCCAAGTTTGATCTGGCCGATCGCCAAATCCCCATTCGGGTGCAGGTGGATCCCGATCGCCGTAATGACCTAGACACCCTCAAAAACCTCCAGATCCCCAGCCAAACCGGAGCCTTGGTGCCCCTGATGGCGGTGGCTGATGTGGGCTTGGGCAGTGGTCCTGCGGAAATCAACCGCAGCGATCGCGAGCGCCAAGTCAGCATTGGGGCCAACCTGGATGGGGTGGCCTTGGGGGATGCCTATGCCCAGGTGCAAGCCCTGCCCATTATGCAAAACCTCCCTGCCGGTGTCTCGGAGCAGCCCGATGGGGATACGGAAATCATGCGGGATATTTTCAGTCGCTTCGCGGGAGCCTTGGGTTCGGGGGTGCTGTGTATCTATGTGATCTTGGTATTGCTCTACAACAGTTTCCTGACCCCCCTGGCGATTTTGGTGGCCCTGCCCCTGTCCATTGGCGGGGCGCTGTTGGCCTTGATGATCACCCAAACGGAATTGGGCCTGTTTGCCCTGATTGGCATTGTCATGTTGATGGGTCTGGTGACCAAAAATGCCATTTTGCTGGTGGATTGCGCCTTGGCCAACCAGGCAGCGGGAATGCCCCAGTTCCGAGCCGTCATTGAGTCGGGGGTGTCCCGGTTGCGCCCGATTTTGATGACCACCTTTTCCACCATGGCGGGGATGTTGCCCATTGCCCTGGGCCTTGGGGCTGGGGGCGAGGTGCGCAGTCCCATGGCGATCGCGGTCATTGGCGGATTTACTACCTCCACCCTCTTAACCCTGGTGGTGGTGCCGGTGTTGTTCACCTACATCGACAGCTTTCAGTACCGCCTGCTCCATGGTTTCCAGGGTCGTCCCACGGGCGATCGGCCTGGGGCGTTACCCCCCACAGCTACCCCTGAACCGGAAGCAAAAACCCCCGTTGCCTTTTAG
- a CDS encoding transglycosylase domain-containing protein — MSSSRAVYSPTAAPQRSPRIQPFFHSLRMVTTVAGGTLLTAIMLSSALAAGILVGLANSFRNLPDVRVVQNYIPSETSYIYDMGGQVLSSMHDEANRKVVTLDNISPEMKRAVMAIEDSHFYQHLGINPSSVVRALVANLSQGGVVEGGSTLTMQLVKNLFLTPERFLSRKAAEAVLAVRMEQVLEKNEILELYLNQVYWGHNTYGVETAAQSYFGKSAKDLNLAEAAMMAGFIQAPEEYSPFDGNYELSEEGLEIARWRQGVVLDRMVEVGWITPGEAKTARDTELKFGEVTSFSRSKMPYVTEAVLQELTTNFRQDEVLKGGMRIQTTIDPKMQQLAEQTISTWYPRIRQQGVQADQMSLVSIDPRTHFVKAMVGGVDYKTNQFNRATSALRQPGSAFKPFVYYAALATGKYSPSSSIADSPVSYPDGDELYSPQNYDRSFMGSISLQTALQLSRNVPAIRLGQDVGLNKVIEVCHLIGITSEMDPVISLPLGAVGVTPLEMAGAYATFASNGWYSETTLIAQVTDSRGGILLDNTPQPRLVLNPKATAQLTTMLQATVTGGTGRAAQLDRPTAGKTGTTSSERDVWFVGYVPQLATAVWIGNDDYSPLGSWATGGGTVAPIWKDYMLRALKDVPVEQFAQP; from the coding sequence GTGTCCTCAAGTCGCGCCGTTTATTCTCCCACCGCCGCCCCCCAGCGATCGCCCCGCATCCAGCCGTTCTTCCACTCCCTGCGCATGGTGACCACCGTCGCCGGAGGGACGCTACTGACCGCCATCATGCTCTCCAGCGCCTTGGCTGCCGGAATCTTGGTGGGGCTGGCCAATAGTTTCCGCAACCTGCCCGATGTCAGGGTCGTCCAAAACTATATTCCCAGCGAAACCAGCTACATCTATGACATGGGTGGCCAGGTGCTCAGTTCCATGCACGATGAGGCCAACCGCAAAGTCGTGACCCTTGACAACATCTCCCCCGAAATGAAACGAGCGGTGATGGCCATTGAGGACAGCCATTTTTACCAACACCTGGGCATCAATCCCAGCAGTGTGGTGCGGGCGTTGGTGGCCAACCTCAGCCAAGGGGGAGTGGTGGAAGGGGGATCCACCCTCACCATGCAATTGGTCAAGAACCTGTTTTTGACCCCAGAACGGTTCCTCAGCCGCAAAGCTGCCGAAGCCGTGCTGGCCGTGCGCATGGAACAGGTGCTGGAGAAAAATGAAATTCTGGAGCTGTACCTCAATCAGGTCTACTGGGGCCATAACACCTATGGGGTGGAGACCGCCGCCCAAAGTTACTTTGGTAAATCCGCCAAGGATCTAAACCTGGCAGAAGCAGCCATGATGGCGGGGTTTATCCAGGCTCCGGAGGAGTACAGCCCCTTTGATGGCAATTACGAACTCTCGGAGGAAGGCTTAGAAATTGCCCGCTGGCGGCAAGGGGTGGTGCTCGATCGCATGGTGGAAGTGGGGTGGATTACCCCAGGGGAAGCCAAAACAGCGCGGGACACAGAACTCAAGTTTGGGGAAGTGACCTCCTTCTCCCGCAGCAAAATGCCCTACGTCACCGAGGCCGTGCTCCAGGAACTGACCACCAATTTCCGCCAAGACGAAGTGCTCAAGGGTGGAATGCGGATCCAAACTACGATCGACCCCAAGATGCAACAATTAGCGGAACAAACCATTAGCACCTGGTATCCCCGCATTCGCCAACAGGGCGTTCAGGCCGATCAAATGTCCCTGGTGTCGATCGATCCCCGCACCCATTTTGTCAAAGCCATGGTGGGGGGCGTGGACTATAAAACCAACCAATTTAACCGGGCCACCTCAGCCCTTCGCCAACCAGGATCGGCCTTTAAGCCCTTCGTCTACTACGCCGCCTTAGCCACCGGCAAATATTCCCCCTCCTCCAGCATTGCCGATAGCCCTGTCAGCTATCCCGATGGCGATGAACTGTACAGCCCCCAAAACTACGATCGATCCTTCATGGGATCCATCAGCTTGCAAACGGCCCTGCAACTATCCCGCAATGTGCCCGCCATTCGTCTGGGGCAGGATGTGGGACTCAATAAGGTGATTGAGGTCTGTCACCTCATCGGCATCACCAGTGAGATGGATCCGGTGATCTCCTTGCCCCTGGGGGCCGTCGGCGTGACCCCCTTGGAAATGGCGGGAGCCTATGCCACCTTCGCCAGCAATGGCTGGTACTCGGAAACCACCCTCATTGCCCAGGTCACCGACAGCCGAGGCGGGATTTTGCTGGACAATACACCCCAGCCTCGCCTCGTGCTGAACCCCAAGGCCACGGCCCAACTGACCACCATGCTCCAGGCCACCGTGACGGGGGGCACCGGACGAGCCGCCCAGTTAGATCGCCCCACGGCAGGCAAAACCGGCACCACCAGTTCGGAGCGAGATGTGTGGTTTGTGGGCTATGTGCCCCAGTTGGCCACTGCTGTTTGGATCGGCAATGATGACTATAGCCCCCTAGGAAGCTGGGCCACGGGGGGGGGCACGGTGGCTCCCATCTGGAAGGACTATATGCTCCGTGCCCTCAAAGATGTCCCGGTGGAGCAATTTGCTCAACCCTAA
- the hpsN gene encoding hormogonium polysaccharide biosynthesis glycosyltransferase HpsN, whose product MDQPLVSVIIPTYRRNEPLQKTLEDVLSQTYPRFEVVVVDQLPNHSPGVQAYLDRLATTGQIQLFQPPWASLPGARNYGVRRAQGDIIVFLDDDVELPPDFLYHPVQVFQDRPEVGAVAGRVFDRMKLADAQWLDPQGERVIEQLPPEAMDPAIAWYHLDLVHTVKPQRVITVRGCNMAFRRDIFTVHGLGFDERFRGSAVREESDFCLRLRGTGYQIWYAPEAHLVHLGEESGGCHDISTKSLQYQFTFYHNHFLMGFKNLTPWQCLRFFTKLFDCHVLGHPPCYKNPSLPKTLVRGVFYGLGFLDAVKTLVLGLWTDGQVYSRQER is encoded by the coding sequence ATGGATCAGCCCCTGGTTTCTGTCATTATTCCCACCTATAGACGCAACGAACCGCTGCAAAAAACCCTGGAAGATGTGCTAAGCCAGACCTATCCCCGTTTTGAAGTGGTGGTGGTGGATCAGCTTCCTAACCACAGTCCGGGGGTGCAGGCTTATCTCGATCGATTGGCTACCACGGGCCAAATTCAGTTATTTCAGCCCCCTTGGGCCAGTTTACCTGGTGCCCGCAACTATGGGGTGCGCCGTGCCCAGGGGGATATTATCGTCTTCCTGGATGATGATGTGGAACTGCCCCCGGATTTTTTGTACCACCCGGTGCAGGTGTTTCAGGATCGGCCTGAGGTGGGGGCGGTGGCAGGGCGGGTCTTCGATCGCATGAAGCTGGCGGATGCCCAATGGCTTGATCCCCAGGGCGAACGGGTCATTGAGCAATTGCCCCCGGAAGCCATGGATCCGGCGATCGCCTGGTATCACTTGGATTTAGTCCACACGGTTAAACCCCAGCGGGTGATTACGGTGCGGGGCTGTAATATGGCGTTCCGCCGCGATATTTTTACGGTGCATGGCCTGGGGTTTGATGAGCGATTCCGGGGCAGTGCGGTGCGGGAGGAGTCGGATTTCTGTTTGCGGTTGCGGGGAACGGGCTACCAGATTTGGTATGCTCCAGAGGCCCATTTGGTGCATCTGGGGGAGGAAAGCGGGGGCTGCCACGACATCAGCACGAAGTCCCTGCAATACCAGTTCACGTTTTACCATAATCACTTTTTGATGGGGTTTAAAAACCTCACCCCCTGGCAATGTCTGCGCTTTTTCACCAAGCTGTTTGACTGCCATGTGTTGGGCCATCCCCCCTGTTATAAAAACCCGTCTTTACCGAAAACCCTGGTGCGGGGGGTGTTCTATGGGTTGGGCTTCCTGGATGCCGTCAAAACCCTGGTGCTGGGGTTATGGACCGATGGTCAGGTGTATAGTCGGCAGGAGCGATAG
- the hpsO gene encoding hormogonium polysaccharide biosynthesis glycosyltransferase HpsO yields MALRILVISHTYIVDLNCEKLRVLATLEPGIEVTIVVPQRWRPGGVQNRVIEPEPRQDGNFRVVPISNLSQNHQGLLCFGWGLVTLLRQFRPQVIQVEQGSRALAYAQVIFLNQLLGLGAKCFFFTWWNLPYSLKAPIAWLEAYNLRHTDGLVAGNQEAVAILRRQGYRKAARVMPQLGVDETLFCPQPQPQLAQALGIQPQEFVVGFVGRFVAEKGLRTLAQALEQVADRPWKWLLLGRGELETELHQWAEAAGLGDRLIWVESVPHHRVAQYLNLMQVLVLPSETTYGFKTLTAVGWKEQFGHVLIEAMACGVPVIGSDSGEIPHVIGEAGLVFPEGKGTELADRLRLLMDQPDTAQDWGQRGYQRCLSHYTNRALAQDLLRFYRDVVAGSAECQVS; encoded by the coding sequence ATGGCGCTCCGGATTCTCGTCATTAGTCACACCTATATTGTGGATTTGAACTGTGAGAAATTACGGGTTCTCGCGACCTTGGAGCCGGGGATTGAGGTGACGATCGTGGTGCCCCAGCGTTGGCGACCGGGGGGGGTGCAGAACCGGGTCATTGAACCGGAACCCCGTCAGGATGGTAATTTTCGCGTTGTCCCGATCTCCAACCTTAGCCAAAACCACCAGGGTTTGCTCTGCTTTGGTTGGGGGCTGGTGACGTTACTGCGCCAGTTCCGGCCCCAGGTAATTCAGGTGGAACAGGGATCCCGTGCCCTGGCCTATGCCCAGGTGATTTTTCTGAACCAATTACTGGGGTTAGGGGCTAAATGTTTTTTCTTTACCTGGTGGAATTTGCCCTACAGCCTCAAGGCTCCCATTGCTTGGCTAGAAGCCTATAACCTGCGCCACACCGATGGGTTGGTGGCAGGGAACCAAGAAGCGGTGGCGATTTTGCGCCGCCAGGGTTACCGCAAGGCGGCGCGGGTCATGCCCCAATTGGGGGTAGACGAAACCCTGTTTTGTCCCCAGCCCCAACCCCAACTGGCCCAAGCCTTGGGGATTCAGCCCCAGGAGTTTGTGGTGGGGTTTGTGGGGCGATTTGTGGCGGAAAAGGGGCTGCGCACCTTGGCCCAAGCCCTGGAGCAGGTGGCCGATCGCCCCTGGAAGTGGCTCCTGCTGGGGCGGGGGGAATTGGAGACAGAACTGCACCAGTGGGCTGAGGCGGCGGGGCTGGGCGATCGCCTGATCTGGGTGGAAAGTGTGCCCCACCACCGGGTTGCCCAGTACCTCAACCTGATGCAGGTGCTGGTGTTGCCCTCGGAAACCACCTATGGCTTTAAAACCCTGACCGCCGTGGGCTGGAAGGAGCAATTTGGCCATGTCTTAATTGAGGCTATGGCCTGCGGAGTGCCGGTGATTGGCTCCGATTCGGGGGAGATTCCCCATGTCATTGGGGAGGCGGGATTGGTCTTCCCGGAGGGCAAGGGGACGGAACTGGCCGATCGCCTGCGGCTGTTGATGGATCAGCCGGACACTGCCCAGGACTGGGGTCAGCGGGGCTATCAGCGCTGTTTAAGCCACTACACCAACCGCGCCCTGGCCCAGGATCTCCTCCGCTTTTACCGGGATGTTGTTGCTGGCTCTGCGGAATGTCAGGTTTCCTAG